The following coding sequences are from one Streptomyces sp. NBC_00536 window:
- the prcB gene encoding proteasome subunit beta — MEANNHGTGRLPAAFLTPGSSSFMDFLGAHSPEMLPGNRTLPEGIVQAPHGTTIVAATFPGGVVLAGDRRATMGNMIAQRDIEKVFPADEYSAVGIAGTAGLAVEMVKLFQLELEHFEKVEGATLSLEGKANRLSTMIRSNLGMAMQGLAVVPLFAGWDEAKERGRIFTYDVTGGRSEEHGYAATGSGSIFARGSMKKLYREDLTEQQATTLVVQALYDAADDDSATGGPDMARRIFPIVTVMTDEGFRRLTDDESAELARAVTEHRLTQPDGPRAALL; from the coding sequence GTGGAAGCCAACAATCACGGCACAGGGCGTCTACCGGCAGCCTTCCTGACGCCGGGGTCCTCCTCCTTCATGGACTTCCTGGGCGCGCACTCGCCCGAGATGCTGCCGGGGAACCGGACGCTGCCGGAGGGGATCGTGCAGGCGCCGCACGGGACGACGATCGTCGCGGCGACCTTCCCCGGCGGGGTCGTGCTCGCCGGTGACCGGCGGGCGACCATGGGGAACATGATCGCCCAGCGGGACATCGAGAAGGTGTTCCCGGCCGACGAGTACTCCGCGGTGGGCATCGCGGGTACGGCCGGTCTGGCCGTGGAGATGGTCAAGCTGTTCCAGCTGGAGCTGGAGCACTTCGAGAAGGTCGAGGGCGCGACCCTCTCCCTGGAGGGCAAGGCGAACCGCCTCTCCACCATGATCCGCAGCAATCTCGGCATGGCCATGCAGGGCCTCGCCGTCGTCCCGCTGTTCGCCGGCTGGGACGAGGCCAAGGAGCGGGGCCGGATCTTCACCTACGACGTGACCGGCGGGCGCTCCGAGGAGCACGGCTACGCCGCGACCGGTTCGGGTTCGATCTTCGCCCGGGGTTCGATGAAGAAGCTGTACCGCGAGGACCTGACGGAGCAGCAGGCGACGACCCTGGTCGTCCAGGCGTTGTACGACGCCGCTGACGACGACTCGGCGACCGGTGGTCCGGACATGGCCCGCCGGATCTTCCCGATCGTCACCGTGATGACCGACGAGGGGTTCCGCAGGCTCACCGACGACGAGTCGGCGGAGCTGGCCCGCGCGGTCACCGAGCACCGCCTGACGCAGCCCGACGGGCCGCGCGCCGCCCTGCTCTGA
- a CDS encoding endonuclease VII domain-containing protein — protein sequence MEVKPHSEYHRKASASDGLNTRCKACRAAEGRAGHLKRKYGITEAERDQMVADQGGLCCLCLRAPAVHVDHCHKTGRVRGVLCFNCNAGLGLLKENPDRILRAAEYLEGHAWKPTITAQGVYRQPS from the coding sequence GTGGAGGTCAAGCCGCACTCCGAGTACCACCGCAAGGCATCCGCCTCCGATGGTCTCAATACGCGCTGCAAGGCGTGCCGGGCCGCCGAGGGTCGGGCAGGTCACCTCAAGCGCAAGTACGGGATCACCGAGGCCGAGCGTGACCAGATGGTCGCGGATCAAGGTGGTCTCTGCTGCCTCTGTCTCCGTGCTCCGGCCGTGCATGTGGATCACTGCCACAAGACGGGTAGGGTCCGTGGCGTACTTTGCTTCAACTGCAATGCGGGCCTTGGCCTGTTGAAAGAAAATCCCGACCGCATTCTTCGGGCGGCCGAATATCTGGAGGGACACGCGTGGAAGCCAACAATCACGGCACAGGGCGTCTACCGGCAGCCTTCCTGA
- a CDS encoding ubiquitin-like protein Pup, with product MATKDTGGGQQKATRSTEEVEETTAEASSDVQERHEKLSDDVDSVLDEIDDVLEENAEDFVRSFVQKGGQ from the coding sequence ATGGCGACCAAGGACACCGGCGGCGGACAGCAGAAGGCGACGCGCTCGACCGAGGAGGTCGAGGAGACGACCGCCGAGGCGAGTTCGGACGTCCAGGAGCGGCACGAGAAGCTCTCGGACGACGTCGACTCCGTACTTGACGAGATTGACGATGTCCTAGAGGAGAACGCCGAGGATTTCGTGCGGTCGTTCGTTCAGAAGGGTGGCCAGTGA
- the dop gene encoding depupylase/deamidase Dop, translating to MTVRRVMGIETEYGISVPGHPNANAMLTSSQIVNAYAAAMHRARRARWDFEEENPLRDARGFDLAREAADNSQLTDEDIGLANVILTNGARLYVDHAHPEYSSPEITNPRDAVLWDKAGERIMAEAAERAAQLPGAQPIHLYKNNTDNKGASYGTHENYLMKRETPFSDIVRHLTPFFVSRQVVTGAGRVGIGQDGREHGFQISQRADYFEVEVGLETTLKRPIINTRDEPHSDAEKYRRLHVIIGDANLSEISTYLKLGTTALVLSMIEDGFINVDLAVDQPVRTLHQVSHDPDLHQLITLRSGRTLTAVQLQMEYFELARKYVDERFGSDADDQTKDVLARWEDVLGRLETDPMSLAGELDWIAKREILEGYRRRDGLDWDAARLGLVDLQYSDVRPDKGLYNRLVARGKIKRLLDEPAVERAESKPPEDTRAYFRGRCLEQYADDVAAASWDSVIFDLPGHDSLQRVPTLEPLRGTRAHVKELLDRCRTAEDLVRVLSGR from the coding sequence ATGACCGTACGGCGAGTAATGGGGATCGAGACGGAGTACGGGATCTCCGTCCCCGGTCACCCGAACGCCAATGCCATGCTCACCTCGTCCCAGATCGTCAACGCCTACGCGGCGGCGATGCACCGGGCGCGACGCGCCCGCTGGGACTTCGAGGAGGAGAACCCGCTGCGGGACGCCCGCGGCTTCGACCTCGCCCGCGAGGCCGCCGACAACAGCCAGCTCACCGACGAGGACATCGGCCTCGCCAACGTCATCCTCACCAACGGCGCACGGCTCTACGTCGACCACGCGCACCCCGAATACAGCTCGCCGGAGATCACCAACCCGCGCGACGCCGTCCTCTGGGACAAGGCCGGCGAACGGATCATGGCCGAAGCGGCCGAGCGGGCCGCCCAGCTCCCCGGCGCCCAGCCGATCCACCTCTACAAGAACAACACCGACAACAAGGGCGCCTCCTACGGCACGCACGAGAACTACCTGATGAAGCGGGAGACCCCCTTCTCGGACATCGTGCGCCACCTGACCCCCTTCTTCGTCTCCCGCCAGGTCGTCACCGGGGCCGGCCGCGTCGGCATCGGCCAGGACGGCCGCGAACACGGCTTCCAGATCAGCCAGCGCGCGGACTACTTCGAGGTCGAGGTCGGCCTGGAGACCACCCTCAAGCGCCCCATCATCAACACCCGCGACGAGCCGCACTCCGACGCCGAGAAATACCGCCGCCTGCACGTGATCATCGGCGACGCGAACCTCTCCGAGATCTCCACCTACCTGAAACTGGGCACCACCGCCCTGGTCCTCTCCATGATCGAGGACGGGTTCATCAACGTCGACCTGGCCGTGGACCAGCCGGTGCGCACCCTGCACCAGGTCTCCCACGACCCGGACCTGCACCAGCTCATCACCCTGCGCAGCGGGCGCACGCTGACCGCCGTACAACTCCAGATGGAGTACTTCGAGCTGGCCCGCAAGTACGTCGACGAGCGGTTCGGCTCCGACGCGGACGACCAGACCAAGGACGTGCTGGCCCGCTGGGAGGACGTACTGGGCCGGCTGGAGACCGACCCGATGAGCCTCGCGGGGGAGCTGGACTGGATCGCCAAACGGGAGATCCTGGAGGGCTACCGCAGGCGCGACGGACTGGACTGGGACGCGGCCCGGCTCGGACTGGTGGACCTCCAGTACTCGGACGTCCGCCCCGACAAGGGCCTCTACAACCGCCTGGTGGCCCGCGGGAAGATCAAGCGGCTGCTGGACGAGCCCGCCGTCGAGCGGGCCGAGAGCAAGCCCCCCGAGGACACCCGGGCCTACTTCCGCGGCCGCTGCCTGGAGCAGTACGCCGACGACGTGGCCGCGGCCTCGTGGGACTCGGTGATCTTCGACCTGCCGGGCCACGACTCGCTCCAGCGGGTCCCCACGCTGGAACCCCTGCGGGGCACCCGTGCGCACGTCAAGGAGCTCCTGGACCGCTGCCGCACGGCGGAAGACCTGGTCCGGGTCCTTTCGGGGCGCTGA
- the arc gene encoding proteasome ATPase codes for MAAHDDDITRGIRPGRGSDDPAGQVAYLEQEIAVLRRKLADSPRHTRILEERIVELQTNLAGVSAQNERLANTLREARDQIVALKEEVDRLAQPPAGFGVFLQSNEDGTVDIFTGGRKLRVNVSPSVEPEDLRRGQEVMLNEALNVVEAMEFERAGDIVTLKEILEDGERALVVGHTDEERVVRLAEPLLDVIIRPGDSLLLEPRSGYVYEIVPKSEVEDLVLEEVPDIDYDKIGGLGDQIELIRDAVELPYLHPDLFKEHELRPPKGILLYGPPGCGKTLIAKAVANSLAKKVAEVTGQPAGKSYFLNIKGPELLNKYVGETERHIRLVFQRAREKASEGTPVIVFFDEMESLFRTRGSGVSSDVENTIVPQLLAEIDGVEGLENVIVIGASNREDMIDPAILRPGRLDVKIKIERPDAEAAKDIFAKYLKASLPLHTDDLSEHQDSRAGTVHSMIQTVVEQMYAETEENRFLEVTYANGDKEVLYFKDFNSGAMIQNIVDRAKKMAIKAFLEHNQKGLRVSHLLQACVDEFKENEDLPNTTNPDDWARISGKKGERIVFIRTLVTGKQGADTGRSIDTVANTGQYL; via the coding sequence GTGGCAGCCCACGACGATGACATCACCCGCGGCATCCGGCCGGGGCGAGGGTCTGATGACCCCGCCGGTCAGGTTGCCTATCTCGAGCAGGAAATCGCCGTCCTGCGACGTAAGCTCGCCGACTCTCCGCGACACACGAGGATTCTCGAAGAGCGGATCGTCGAGCTCCAGACAAATCTGGCCGGAGTATCCGCGCAGAACGAGCGACTCGCCAATACGCTCCGTGAGGCACGCGACCAGATCGTGGCCCTCAAGGAGGAAGTCGACCGGCTCGCACAGCCGCCGGCCGGCTTCGGAGTCTTCCTTCAGTCGAACGAGGACGGCACGGTCGACATCTTCACGGGGGGCCGCAAGCTCCGCGTGAACGTCAGCCCCAGCGTCGAACCCGAGGACCTCAGGCGTGGCCAGGAGGTCATGCTCAACGAAGCCCTCAACGTGGTCGAGGCCATGGAGTTCGAAAGGGCCGGGGACATCGTCACCCTCAAGGAGATCCTTGAGGACGGCGAGCGCGCCCTGGTGGTCGGGCACACCGACGAGGAAAGGGTGGTGAGGCTCGCCGAGCCGCTCCTGGACGTCATCATCCGCCCCGGCGACTCCCTGCTGCTCGAACCCCGCTCCGGCTACGTCTACGAGATCGTCCCCAAGAGCGAGGTCGAGGACCTCGTCCTCGAAGAGGTCCCGGACATCGACTACGACAAGATCGGCGGCCTGGGCGACCAGATCGAGCTGATCCGCGACGCCGTCGAGCTCCCGTACCTCCACCCCGACCTCTTCAAGGAACACGAACTGCGCCCGCCGAAGGGCATCCTGCTCTACGGTCCGCCCGGCTGCGGAAAGACGCTGATCGCGAAGGCGGTCGCCAATTCCCTGGCCAAGAAGGTCGCCGAGGTGACCGGCCAGCCCGCGGGGAAGTCCTACTTCCTCAACATCAAGGGCCCCGAACTCCTCAACAAGTACGTCGGCGAGACCGAGCGGCACATCCGCCTCGTCTTCCAGCGTGCCCGGGAGAAGGCGAGCGAGGGCACCCCCGTCATCGTCTTCTTCGACGAGATGGAATCGCTCTTCCGCACCCGCGGATCCGGTGTCAGCTCGGACGTGGAGAACACCATCGTCCCCCAGCTGCTCGCCGAGATCGACGGTGTGGAGGGCCTGGAGAACGTCATCGTCATCGGCGCCTCCAACCGCGAGGACATGATCGACCCGGCCATCCTGCGCCCCGGCCGACTCGATGTGAAGATCAAGATCGAGCGTCCGGACGCCGAGGCCGCGAAGGACATCTTCGCGAAGTACCTCAAGGCCAGCCTGCCCCTGCACACGGACGACCTGTCCGAGCACCAGGACTCGCGCGCCGGCACCGTCCACAGCATGATCCAGACCGTCGTCGAGCAGATGTACGCCGAGACCGAGGAGAACCGCTTCCTCGAGGTCACGTACGCCAACGGCGACAAGGAAGTCCTCTACTTCAAGGACTTCAACTCGGGCGCGATGATCCAGAACATCGTGGACCGTGCGAAGAAGATGGCGATCAAGGCCTTCCTCGAGCACAACCAGAAGGGCCTCCGGGTCTCCCACCTCCTCCAGGCTTGCGTGGACGAGTTCAAGGAGAACGAGGACCTGCCCAACACCACGAACCCGGACGACTGGGCCCGCATCTCCGGAAAGAAGGGCGAACGGATCGTATTCATCCGCACGCTCGTCACCGGAAAGCAGGGCGCGGACACCGGACGCTCCATCGACACGGTGGCCAACACCGGTCAGTACCTCTGA
- a CDS encoding ferredoxin, translating to MTVQHEAHTGGAGEGGELLEVWIDQDLCTGDGICVQYAPEVFELDIDGLAYVKSGEDELLQDAGATTPVPLPLLQDVVDSAKECPGDCIHVRRVSDRVEVYGPDAE from the coding sequence ATGACCGTGCAGCACGAGGCTCACACTGGCGGTGCCGGCGAGGGCGGGGAGCTGTTGGAGGTCTGGATCGACCAGGACCTCTGCACCGGGGACGGGATCTGCGTCCAGTACGCGCCCGAGGTCTTCGAGCTGGACATCGATGGTCTGGCGTATGTGAAGAGTGGTGAGGACGAACTCCTCCAGGACGCGGGGGCGACCACTCCGGTTCCGCTGCCGCTGCTCCAGGACGTGGTCGATTCGGCCAAGGAATGTCCGGGGGACTGCATCCACGTGCGTCGCGTTTCGGACAGGGTCGAGGTGTACGGTCCCGACGCGGAATAG
- a CDS encoding tRNA (adenine-N1)-methyltransferase, which produces MSEPTGAARRRGPFKVGDQVQLTDPKGRHYTFTLEAGKNFHTHKGSFPHDELIGAPEGSVVRTTGNVAYLALRPLLPDYVLSMPRGAAVVYPKDAGQILAFADIFPGARVVEAGVGSGSLSSFLLRAIGDQGMLHSYERRPDFAEIATANVERYFGGPHPAWQLTVGDLQDNLSDTDVDRVILDMLAPWECLEAVSKALVPGGILCCYVATTTQLSRTVESIREFGCYAEPQPWESMIRNWHVEGLAVRPDHRMIGHTGFLVTARRLADGVEAPLRRRRPSKGAYGEDYEGPGSRSAERTAETERG; this is translated from the coding sequence ATGTCCGAACCGACCGGTGCCGCCCGCCGACGCGGGCCCTTCAAGGTCGGGGACCAGGTTCAGCTCACCGACCCCAAGGGCCGCCACTACACGTTCACGCTCGAAGCAGGGAAGAATTTCCACACCCACAAGGGTTCCTTCCCGCACGACGAGCTGATCGGTGCTCCCGAGGGCAGTGTTGTCCGCACCACGGGGAACGTCGCGTACCTCGCGCTGCGCCCCCTGCTCCCCGACTACGTCCTGTCCATGCCCCGCGGCGCCGCCGTGGTCTACCCCAAGGACGCGGGCCAGATCCTGGCCTTCGCCGACATCTTCCCCGGCGCCCGCGTCGTCGAAGCGGGTGTGGGCTCCGGATCGCTGAGCAGCTTCCTGCTCCGCGCGATCGGCGACCAGGGCATGCTCCACAGCTACGAACGACGCCCGGACTTCGCCGAGATCGCCACCGCGAACGTGGAACGCTACTTCGGCGGCCCCCACCCCGCATGGCAGCTCACCGTCGGCGACCTCCAGGACAACCTGTCCGACACCGACGTCGACCGCGTGATCCTCGACATGCTCGCCCCCTGGGAATGCCTGGAGGCCGTCTCCAAGGCACTCGTCCCCGGCGGCATCCTCTGCTGCTACGTGGCCACCACCACCCAGCTCTCGCGCACCGTCGAATCCATCCGCGAGTTCGGCTGCTACGCCGAACCGCAGCCGTGGGAATCGATGATCCGCAACTGGCACGTCGAAGGCCTCGCCGTCCGCCCGGACCACCGCATGATCGGCCACACCGGCTTCCTCGTCACCGCCCGCCGCCTCGCGGACGGCGTCGAAGCCCCCCTCCGCCGCCGCCGCCCCTCCAAGGGCGCCTACGGCGAGGACTACGAAGGCCCCGGCAGCCGCTCCGCGGAGCGCACCGCCGAAACCGAGCGCGGCTGA
- a CDS encoding site-2 protease family protein: MADTDETGERTGRRSGPGGGILMGRPFGVPVYVSPSWFLVAALITWIFGNQLERVLPDLGPARYLVALFFAVAFYASVLVHELAHTIAALRFKLPVRRIQLQFFGGVSEIEKESESPGREFVLAFVGPLLSLALTGAFYLGMKAVEPSTVPGVLLAGLMISNLLVAAFNLLPGLPLDGGRMLRAVIWALTKNPMTGTIAAAWVGRAIAVAVLFGLPLLTSNGTLDGAATRDLGGMDTVMNALLAAILAGIMWTGAGNSLRMARLRQHLPELRARTLTRRAIPVESATPLSEALRRANDAGARALVIVDGHGDPTALVRETAIASVPEHRRPWVAVSGLAQDLTDGMKVSAELSGEDLLDALRAHPASEYLVLEPGGEIYGVLSTLDVEKAFVKAMARPQS; this comes from the coding sequence GTGGCAGACACCGACGAAACCGGCGAGCGCACAGGCCGTCGCTCCGGACCGGGCGGCGGAATCCTCATGGGACGCCCCTTCGGCGTGCCCGTCTACGTATCCCCCAGCTGGTTCCTCGTCGCCGCCCTCATCACCTGGATCTTCGGCAACCAGCTCGAACGCGTCCTCCCCGACCTCGGACCCGCCCGCTACCTCGTCGCCCTCTTCTTCGCCGTCGCCTTCTACGCCTCCGTCCTCGTCCACGAACTCGCCCACACCATCGCCGCCCTCCGCTTCAAACTCCCCGTCCGCCGCATCCAGCTCCAGTTCTTCGGCGGCGTCTCCGAAATCGAGAAGGAATCCGAGAGCCCCGGCCGCGAATTCGTCCTCGCCTTCGTCGGCCCCCTCCTCTCCCTCGCCCTCACCGGCGCCTTCTACCTCGGCATGAAAGCCGTCGAACCCTCCACCGTCCCCGGCGTCCTCCTCGCCGGCCTGATGATCTCCAACCTCCTCGTCGCCGCCTTCAACCTGCTCCCCGGCCTCCCCCTCGACGGCGGCCGCATGCTCCGCGCCGTCATCTGGGCCCTCACCAAAAACCCCATGACCGGCACCATCGCCGCCGCCTGGGTCGGCCGCGCCATCGCCGTCGCCGTCCTCTTCGGCCTCCCCCTGCTCACCAGCAACGGAACCCTCGACGGCGCCGCCACCCGCGACCTCGGCGGCATGGACACCGTCATGAACGCCCTCCTCGCCGCGATCCTCGCCGGCATCATGTGGACCGGCGCCGGCAACAGCCTCCGCATGGCCCGCCTCCGCCAGCACCTCCCCGAACTCCGCGCCCGCACCCTCACCCGACGCGCCATCCCCGTCGAATCCGCCACCCCCCTCTCCGAAGCCCTCCGCCGCGCCAACGACGCCGGAGCCCGCGCCCTCGTCATCGTCGACGGCCACGGCGACCCCACCGCCCTCGTCCGCGAAACCGCCATCGCCTCCGTCCCCGAACACCGCCGCCCCTGGGTCGCCGTCAGCGGCCTCGCCCAGGACCTCACCGACGGCATGAAGGTCTCCGCCGAACTCTCCGGCGAAGACCTCCTCGACGCCCTGCGCGCCCACCCCGCCAGCGAATACCTCGTCCTCGAACCCGGCGGCGAGATCTACGGCGTCCTCTCCACCCTCGACGTCGAAAAGGCCTTCGTGAAGGCCATGGCGCGGCCCCAGTCCTAG
- a CDS encoding RecB family exonuclease, producing the protein MTTSPGSGPAEAARPSSLSPSRASDFMRCPLLYRFRVIDKLPEKPSAAATRGTLVHAVLERLFDHPAEERTAPRAKALIPGQWERLLESKPELTELFPVDDGGVGLAGWLTEAESLVDRWFTLEDPTRLEPVEREFFVETELDSGLRLRGIIDRVDVAPTGEVRIVDYKTGKAPRPEYAEGALFQMKFYALVVWRLKRVVPRRLQLVYLGSGDVITYDPVIEDLERMERKLLALWDAIKEATETGDWRPRPTKLCGWCDHQAVCPEFGGTPPVYPLVITPRVAVERPEES; encoded by the coding sequence ATGACGACGAGTCCCGGTTCCGGTCCGGCTGAAGCAGCGCGGCCTTCTTCGCTTTCTCCTTCGCGGGCGAGCGATTTCATGCGGTGCCCGTTGTTGTACCGGTTCCGGGTGATCGACAAGCTGCCGGAGAAGCCGAGTGCGGCGGCGACGCGGGGGACGCTGGTGCATGCGGTGCTGGAGCGGCTTTTCGATCATCCCGCGGAGGAGCGGACGGCGCCGCGGGCGAAGGCGTTGATTCCGGGGCAGTGGGAGCGGTTGCTGGAGTCGAAGCCGGAGCTGACGGAGCTGTTTCCGGTGGATGACGGGGGCGTGGGTCTGGCGGGGTGGCTGACGGAGGCCGAGTCGTTGGTGGACCGGTGGTTCACGTTGGAGGATCCGACGCGGCTGGAGCCGGTGGAGCGGGAGTTCTTCGTCGAGACGGAGCTGGATTCGGGGTTGCGGCTGCGCGGGATCATCGACCGGGTGGATGTGGCGCCGACGGGTGAGGTGCGGATCGTCGATTACAAGACGGGGAAGGCGCCGCGGCCGGAGTATGCGGAGGGTGCGCTGTTCCAGATGAAGTTCTACGCACTGGTGGTGTGGCGGTTGAAGCGGGTGGTGCCGCGGCGGCTGCAGCTGGTGTATCTGGGCAGTGGTGATGTGATCACGTATGACCCGGTGATCGAGGACCTGGAGCGGATGGAGCGCAAGCTGCTGGCGCTGTGGGACGCGATCAAGGAGGCGACGGAGACGGGTGACTGGCGTCCGCGGCCGACGAAGCTGTGCGGGTGGTGTGATCATCAGGCGGTGTGTCCGGAGTTCGGTGGCACTCCCCCGGTGTATCCGCTGGTGATCACTCCGCGGGTGGCGGTGGAGCGGCCGGAGGAATCGTGA
- a CDS encoding response regulator transcription factor has protein sequence MAIRVLLVDDQPLLRTGFRMILEAEGDLAIVGEAGDGLQAIDQVRALQPDVVLMDIRMPRMDGVEATRQITGPGRDGPAKVLVLTTFDLDEYVVEALRAGASGFLLKDAPAVELIQAIRVVAAGEAMLAPSITRRLLDKYAGHLPSGEAAAPSTLGTLTEREVEVLKLVSRGLSNAEIAADLFVSETTVKTHVGHVLTKLGLRDRVQAAVYAYESGLVRPGAQ, from the coding sequence GTGGCGATCCGCGTCCTGCTGGTCGATGACCAGCCACTGCTGCGCACCGGTTTCCGGATGATCCTGGAGGCCGAGGGGGATCTCGCGATCGTGGGTGAGGCCGGGGACGGTCTGCAGGCGATCGACCAGGTCAGGGCGTTGCAGCCCGATGTGGTGCTGATGGACATCCGGATGCCGCGGATGGACGGGGTGGAGGCGACCCGGCAGATCACGGGTCCGGGGCGGGACGGTCCGGCGAAGGTGCTGGTGCTGACCACGTTCGATCTGGACGAGTACGTGGTGGAGGCGCTGCGCGCGGGGGCCAGTGGGTTCCTGTTGAAGGACGCGCCGGCGGTGGAGCTGATCCAGGCGATCCGGGTGGTGGCGGCGGGCGAGGCGATGCTCGCGCCGAGCATCACGCGGCGGTTGCTGGACAAGTACGCGGGGCACCTTCCGTCCGGTGAGGCGGCCGCGCCGAGCACGCTGGGCACGCTCACCGAGCGTGAGGTGGAGGTGTTGAAGCTGGTGTCGCGGGGTCTGTCGAATGCGGAGATCGCGGCGGACCTGTTCGTGAGCGAGACCACGGTGAAGACGCATGTGGGTCATGTGCTGACGAAGCTGGGTCTGCGGGACCGGGTCCAGGCCGCGGTGTACGCGTACGAGAGCGGCCTGGTCCGGCCCGGAGCGCAGTAG
- a CDS encoding ABC transporter substrate-binding protein yields MRRNQWLVAPLGAVTAAALLSGCGAQDGAAAGNGKGVVMGISADVRSTDPAAGYDPGSWLLFNNVFQSLLAFPKGGTTPEPDAARTCAFEGSDSKLYKCTLRDGLKFSNGNSLTAQDVKYSFERTLKINDPNGPAVMFASVARIDTPDDKTVVFHLKTSDATFPSKIASGAGSIVDHREYPADKLRTDGKAIGSGVYKMDSFTTKSAAFSVNSAYTGQAKAKNTGVTMKFFHEDEGALKSALEAGDVDFAFRGLAAKDIAGMAAKTGDQKVLVVQGAGAEVEHLVFNMNDPVVGKLPVRKAIAYLVDRDALVKDVYDGTATPLYSIVPAGIGGHSTAFFDRYGGSPQPEKAKAVLKAAGYTDKVKLTLWSTPSRYGPSTDQQFQAIAKQLNASGLFDATVKSVEFGQYEKDIQAGKYGVYVKGWVPDYPDADNFTQPFFGPDNVLVNNYENKEITGTIIPATSAKADRTATTTDFTRLQDIVAEEVPILPLWQGKQYAVARPNIAGLQWSLDASTVFRFWEISKG; encoded by the coding sequence ATGAGACGTAACCAGTGGCTGGTCGCCCCGCTCGGGGCGGTCACCGCCGCCGCGCTGCTCAGCGGTTGCGGCGCACAGGACGGCGCCGCCGCCGGCAACGGCAAGGGCGTGGTCATGGGCATATCCGCCGATGTGCGCTCGACGGACCCGGCGGCGGGCTACGACCCCGGCTCCTGGCTGCTCTTCAACAACGTCTTCCAGTCGCTGCTGGCCTTCCCCAAGGGCGGCACCACCCCCGAACCGGACGCCGCCCGGACCTGCGCCTTCGAAGGCAGCGACAGCAAGCTCTACAAGTGCACCCTGCGCGACGGGCTCAAGTTCAGCAACGGCAACAGCCTCACCGCCCAGGACGTCAAGTACTCCTTCGAGCGCACGCTGAAGATCAACGACCCGAACGGCCCCGCCGTCATGTTCGCGTCCGTCGCACGCATCGACACCCCGGACGACAAGACCGTCGTCTTCCACCTCAAGACGTCCGACGCGACCTTCCCCAGCAAGATCGCGTCGGGCGCGGGGTCCATCGTCGACCACCGCGAGTACCCGGCCGACAAGCTCCGCACCGACGGCAAGGCCATCGGCTCCGGCGTCTACAAAATGGACTCCTTCACCACCAAGAGCGCCGCCTTCTCCGTCAACAGCGCCTACACCGGCCAGGCCAAGGCGAAGAACACCGGCGTCACCATGAAGTTCTTCCACGAGGACGAAGGCGCCCTCAAGTCCGCCCTCGAAGCGGGCGACGTCGACTTCGCCTTCCGCGGCCTCGCCGCCAAGGACATCGCCGGCATGGCCGCCAAGACCGGAGACCAGAAGGTCCTCGTCGTCCAGGGCGCGGGCGCCGAAGTCGAACACCTCGTCTTCAACATGAACGACCCGGTCGTCGGCAAGCTCCCCGTCCGCAAGGCCATCGCCTACCTCGTCGACCGCGACGCCCTCGTCAAGGACGTCTACGACGGCACCGCGACCCCGCTCTACTCGATCGTCCCGGCCGGCATCGGCGGCCACAGCACCGCGTTCTTCGACCGCTACGGCGGCAGCCCCCAGCCCGAGAAGGCCAAGGCCGTCCTCAAGGCCGCCGGGTACACGGACAAGGTCAAGCTGACCCTGTGGTCCACCCCGTCCCGCTACGGACCCTCCACCGACCAGCAGTTCCAGGCGATCGCCAAGCAGCTCAACGCGAGCGGGCTCTTCGACGCCACGGTCAAGTCCGTCGAATTCGGGCAGTACGAGAAGGACATCCAGGCCGGCAAGTACGGCGTCTACGTCAAGGGCTGGGTCCCCGACTACCCCGACGCCGACAACTTCACACAGCCCTTCTTCGGCCCCGACAACGTCCTCGTCAACAACTACGAGAACAAGGAGATCACCGGGACCATCATCCCCGCGACCTCCGCCAAGGCCGACCGCACCGCCACCACCACCGACTTCACGCGCCTCCAGGACATCGTGGCCGAGGAAGTCCCCATCCTCCCGCTGTGGCAGGGCAAGCAGTACGCCGTCGCCCGCCCCAACATCGCAGGCCTCCAGTGGTCCCTGGACGCCTCCACCGTCTTCCGCTTCTGGGAGATCAGCAAGGGCTGA